In Acomys russatus chromosome 13, mAcoRus1.1, whole genome shotgun sequence, the genomic stretch AAACCAAGgctaaaaagctgggcatggtggtgcacacctttaatcccagcacttgggaggcagaggcttagagttcaaggccagcctagtctacagaatgagtccaggacagccagggatacagagagattctgtcttcaaaaaaccaacaaccaaacaaccaaccaaacaaaaaatcccccaaaaGGGGGTAGCCATGGTGGCTCGTGTCCTGTCCTCCTGTGTCCGCCGCCTGCCCATGGCCTTTGCGCTGCTACCGCAACTTCCCACTCTGGCTTTGTCCCGGCCGCTCAGCACCACTTTCTGTCCTGAGGGAATCCACAGGAGACCGGGAACTCTGCAGTCTGCCTTGGCCCTCGTGCAGGTGCCTGGAAGGGTCACACATTTGTGCCGCCAGTACAGTGACACACCCCCACTAACATTAGAGGGGATCAAAGATAGAGTTCTGTATGTCTTGAAACTCTACGACAAGACTGACCCGGAAAAGCTCTCAGTAAATTCCCACTTGATGAAGGGCCTGGGCTTAGACAGTTTGGACCAAGTGGAGATTATTATGGCCATGGAAGACGAATGTGGGTTTGAAATTCCTGATATGGATGCAGAGAAGTTAATGTGTCCACAAGAAATTGTAGGTTACATTGCAGATAGGAAGGGTGTGTGTGAATAAAAGTATCAGAGCCGCCTTCCTCACTGAGAGGCTCCGAGGACACCAATGGTGGCTGGCCAACCGTGGttattttgaacttttatttaaattgtcTGAGTGTTTTACCCTTTCAAAGTAAAtctattacaaaagaaaaaagaaaagaaaagaaaaaaaaattccccccaAAACCAAGGCTACAGCCTAGTgcagtggttcatgcctgtaattctagcatttggggaggcagaggcacgaggttctatgagttcgaggccaatgtggtctgcaaaacaagtccaggacagccagggctacacagagaaaccctgtcttggaaaacaaacaaccctcccctcaaacaacaacaaaacaaaacccaaggttGAAAACCTGTAGAATGCTCTCAATCAGGGTCAGGGAGAGTGAGTTGGTGAGGGAAACACAATCTGTAGACCAGAAATAGATGTCTGGGAAAGAACTTTCAAGCGATGAAAACTCTGTAATTTATGAACTTAAATTCtcagggagaggcagatggaactccttgagtttgaggccagaatagtctacaaagtgagttccaggccagccagggctatagaaagagaccctgtcttgaactaaGAAATTTTGCTACTTGGAGTATATTTCAGAAATGTGCATGTAAAACAACAGCCCTCAAGAACATaataagggcctggagagatggctcagaggttgggagcactggctgttcttccaagggtcctgggttcaattcacagcaaccacatggtatctcacaaccatctagaatgagatctggtgccctcttctggcatgcagatgtgcactgcatatataataaataaatcttttgttttaaaagatttatttatttaatgtatatgagtgctctatctgcatgtacactgcaggtcagaaaagggcCTCAGATCTCTATGGAgggggctgtgagccaccatgtggttgctgggaattaaactcaggacccttggaagagcagccagtgctcatctttaaaaaaaattaaacatagaagggctgggaagtggtggcacacgcctttaatcccagcacttgggagacagagcagatggatctttgtgagtttgaggccagcctggtctacaaagtgagtccaagatagtcaaggctatacagagaaaccctgtctcaaaaaacaaacaaaaaaccaaaaagcccagaaacaaaaacatagaagGATTGCCTTTCAGAAGAGAGGCATGtacaagataaaacaaataatgaataGAAGCATAATATTTGTTGCTGAGGCTGAAAGCaaggactttgtgtgtgtgtgaagcgtGTGCTCTGCTGCTAAGATGTACTCCAACTTAACAGAAGCAGTAACAACAAAATTAATGTGTCTGTGATGttggggtttatttgttttgagccaggatcTATTATATAATAACCGGGCTATCCTCTAACTTGTAATTCTCTTGACTCAGGGTGCTGGGAAACTTATTTTTGCAAAGTCAAAGAGCCtaggctggggatatagctcagtacAGTCTttgcctagaatgcacaaagTCAGCACCCCTTAAAGCAACATGTGCATGCCTAGAATCTCAGGACACAGAGcttagaggcaggaagagcaggagtttAAGGTTGTCACCTGCTACattgtaaattcgaggccagccttgtgctTTTGagactttgctttttatttagttttaagaaGAAAACCAGACGGCCTGattgattcttttctcttttttttttgtttttgttttttgttttgttttgttttgtttttttgagccagggtttgtctgtgaccttggctgtcctggacttactttgtagaccaggctggccttgagctcacataattctgattgcctctgcctcctgagtgctgggattaaaggcgtgctccactatGTCAGGCTGCTTGATTGAGTCTTCTGTCCATAGGATAGGTTACTGTcccactattaaaaaaaagggctggagagatggctctgaggttaagagcactgtctgctcttccagaggtcctgaatttctgagttcaattcccagcaaccatatagtggcttacaaccatcaataatgtgatctaatgccctcttctggtctgcaggtatacatgcaggcagaacgctgtatacataaaaataaatcttaagaaaaagaaaaacaaacaaaaaacaagctaggcagtggtgttgcatgtatttaatcccaatactcaggtgGCAGAtgtctgaattcgaggccagcttggtctatagagcaagttccaggtcagccagggctgttaaacagaaactgtctcaagaaagaagcaCTTTAGTCCTAATACTTGGGAGAGTGGATTTGGGCGAgtttgtagccagcctggtctacaagtgagtttgaggctacccagAGCTACAGACTgtgaccctgcctcgaaaacaaaaactgtttttgttaggtgtgttggtggtggttctTGCCTGCGGTCCCAGCTGCTCACTGGTATTTGAGGCaatttaagatttacttatttataaccTACTTGTATATATCTGTAAATGTCTACACAAGTGCGTTTCAGTACAAGGAGGCTAACCAAGGTATTTGGATGCTCTCTTTCATACCTCcttcctcttattcttttttttatttattatttggggggggtggagacagggtttctctgtgtagccttggctatcctagactcactttgtagaccaggctgaccttgaactcacagctagcCGCCAGCCACCAgcgtgctggtattaaaggtgtgcaccaccacgcctggctgctagATCttattagagatggctgtgagccaccatgtggttgctgggaattgaactcggggcctttggaagagcaggcggcgctcgtaacctctgagctatctctccagcccttgtgatTGTttagcaagtgctcttcactgctgcagcacctcttcagccccagagTTGCAAgtgcaagaccagcctgggaaacaGCCATATTCTGTCTCACTTGTCTCTTACCCCTCAAACTGGAGatggtgcacatgcctgtagtcctagcactcaggtaaGCAGGGGTAGGAGggcaggagttcagggtcattctAGGAACTCTGGAACTCCCAgcgattccccctgcctctgcctccctgagggctgggattaaagacttgcgcTATCACCGCACCAGAAGTTCTTTACAGGTTCTTGTTAGAGGAAGAGATGAGCTGAGAGGCCCGTCAATTAGAAAGTGGCCATTAGTCCgaccccttctcttttctctccttgtgCAGCTCTTAGAACAAGCCCTGGTGATCGAGGAGCAGCTTCGCAGGGCGGCTTATCTGAACATGTCCGAGGACCCCTCTCACCCGTCTATGGCCCTTAACACCCGTTTTGCTGAGGTGGAGTGTTTGGCAGAAAGTCACCAGCACCTGTCCAAGGAGTCGATGGCAGGAAACAAGCCAGCCAATGCAGTCTTACACAAAGGTCGTCAGTggctcccctgcctcctgctcctttGGTTCTGcgctctcccatcccccaccctaaAATTCCAAACTGTTTTCAGAGCCTCTTTAGAAGCTTagagtgggtgctgaggatctttACTTTTGAGGCAGTCAGACAGTTTTCTTTAAACTCTTAGTATATTTAGATTCTTGAGTAATAGTGTCATCTGGGATAGTTTAGAGTTGACGTTCAGGTGATTTTAGATCCCTTCAAATTCTAGACCCCTTTCAACATTGTATTTCTAATTAAAACATTACGAGAGGTGGAGGATGAAATGAGGAAAAGGTGGGTGTCAGAGGTATCTGGAGACATCTAGAAGTGAAAGGCATGAATGCAGAGGGTCAatgtttctcaagtgctggaacaCAAAAAGGCTCTTGGCTTTATTCCTGATGCtgagaataaaaagtaaaagaagtaaaGCTCTGTGCTGGCATTCGCCTGTGATcctggcgaggcagaggcaggagcaccagGAGATGAGAGTCATGCTTGTCTACATAGTGTGAAGCCAGCCTttcaagagagagacagagacagacaatagTGAGAAGCCATAATGAGCTAAAGGGTTTGGTGGCTTTAAAAATCAGAATCAGCCAGCCTGACCTATTCCTGGAGCCCCAGGTACTCAGGGACAAGACAGGAATGTCACTTGAGCtcctaagttccaggccagtctgggcaccTGGTTCATGCTGGCGTGACAAGCCAGTCCTAAGGTTAGAACTGTGCCTTTGACGACCACAgctcatgacctctttttctttttccctctgcaGTTCTGAAACAGCTGGAAGAACTGTTGAGTGACATGAAAGCTGATGTGACTCGGCTCCCAGCTACTATTGCCCGAATCCCCCCAGTTGCTGTGAGGCTACAGATGTCTGAGCGGAACATTCTCAGCCGCCTGGCAAACAGGGCGCCAGAGCCTCCCCCGCAGCAGGTAGGACCACTGTTTGAGCCCTTCCACAAAGCCAGTGGAGTTTGTACTTTGCTTGTGTCTGCGGCTTTATTCCTGGAGTCTCCCTTAGCCTCGGGGTTCTGTGGGGTCTGTGTTCTGACTCTTGGCTGTTTTCCCTCTAGGTAGCCCAGCAGCAGTGAAGACCCAGAGTGATGAGACCACCTCCACCACTGAGCAGTgaccttcctcactttctcttgtCCCGCCTGCCCCCGGGGGGCCAGAGAGACCCTTGCCTTCCTTCTGCCCATCTTCTGAGTTGTAAAGGAACAGCCCTGTGcactggggcagggagggagtgaggggcaGTGGTGCCCTTCCTCCTGGAGAGAcacgcggcggcggcggcggcagcagcagcagcagcatggctCCATGTGCAAGGAGCTGGCGGGCTGGCTGCCTTCTGGACCCTGGCTTCTCCCCACCGTGCGCCTGTTACAAACTGTTGTGGGTTCTGCCAGACTTGAAGAAAATGATCTGAATTTCTTCCTCTTTggatttattttgttggtttactttgtgttttctccttttgggGGTTATTCAGAGTGGGCCGGGCCCCTGGGCGAGACACAGCTACCTCTGTTGGCATCTTTTTAATACCAGGAACCCAGCGGCTCCAGCCACTGAATGGCTAGaataaagttggaaaaaaaaaaaaaaaaaaaagaaaaaagaaaaaaggaaaaaaaaaaaaagaaccaaaagcaTAAAAAACCACAGCAAATTTCTTgatgagaattaaaaataaaagtttccttGTATTTTAGTCATATGGTTCTGTGTGGGTGCCATGTGCTGCAGGAAATGGTTCATTGTAGAAGACAATGCTATCTGTGTGCCTGTCCTGACAGGATGGCAAGCTATGGAGAGCCATCCTTTTGTGGGCTATGACATCAAGCCAGTTGTTCCAGAGTTGTCCTGCATGAAATAGTCACATGTCTGGTAGAGTTGTGAAGAtactaagcaagcattctaccatggGAACATTTATGTACTTACAcatgtgcactttttttttttttttttttttttttttggaggctgGGGACACACAGGCTACCATTTAAGTACTGCCTcgctctgcctctccagtgggAATTAGAGGACGTGTCCTACCGCCCCCTGTTTATATATACACGTGTATGTGACTCACCTTTCCTAGCtgactgttttttggttttctgagatagggtttctctgtgtagttctgggtTCTGGAaccccaggctgctctcaaactaaAGGGGCCCTTGCCGGGCCTgacagtagtggcgcacgcctttaatcccagcagaggcaggcggatcaatctacaaagttagtccaggacaaccaaggctacacagagaaaccctgtctcgaaaccccccccccaaaaaaaagggggaaaaagaaaaaaggagagatccccctgcctcagattccagagagctgtgattaaaggagtgagccaccactcctctatggtttattttggtgttttgaaacagggtctctgtgcagccctggctgtcctggactttgtagaccagaatggccttgaactgacGCCTGTctcctccccggtgctgggattaaaggcgtgtgccactaagCCCAGCAGTTTACAATTTTTTGGTATTATGTGTAATTTGCGGGGAGGGCTATTGTGCACGTGCAGGTCAAAGAACAGCCTGTGGAGTCCATTACCGACGCCCTTCGTATTTGTGGGTCCTGTACTCAAAACAGGATTTGGCAGCAAGCGCGGTTATCCGTTGGGCCATCTCCCAAGCCtgtaaagtttttgttttgttttttaaactctcaTACTGCTTTGAAGAAAGGTCGAGTACGTTTTTCTGGTGATACCAAGTGAAAAGAGCCGgtgaggagagggaaggtggtTAGCTTTAAGGAAAGTGGCTCTATCAAAAACTTCGGGAACAGGAGGGCGGAGACGCGGGACCCGAGATCTTGAGTCCAAAGCGAGAAATCTAGGAGAGCAGCCTACGCACGGCGGGCGGGCAGAGCAAACTGCGTGTGAGCGGCGCGTTCCCGGACCGGGTCTGTTCCGGTGCCGCAGCCGGAAGAGGCGGGGCGCTGCCAGGGTGTTCTGCGCATGCGCGAGACACTTTTCGTGGCGTTCCGACTGGGAGTTCTTCCCCGAGTGCACGTGGAGCGGGCCTGGGTTGGAGGCGCTGTGTCTACCGTAGCCAGGTTTAACTAAGCGGAGCCTCCAGGTACGTCTGCAGGATCCCGGAACTGGGATCTTGCCTTCTTCGACCCTGGCTTGCCGAGAGGAGAGCAGTGCCGAGGTCTACTGGGAGAGGCTTGAAGGGCCCATGAGGGATCGTGAGCAGAGGTTCTGGGTCGGGcggttcctcttcccaggtagTATCATAAACCTACGGCCGGAGTTCCCTTTGCAGCATCCACAATACCGCCTTCCCCGGTTTTCTTTGCCTTAGTACCATGGGGCGCAAGTTGGACCCTACGAAGAAGGAGAAGCGTGGCCCCGGCCGAAAGGCTCGAAAACAGAAGGGTGCGGAGACCGAACTGGTCAAATTCTTGCCTGCAGGTGAGGGTCGTAGCTCCTTGACCCACCCAGCCTTTGCTCCATTTTGTATCCTAACTTCTTCCCGTTTGCGCGTCCGCCTTCACCTGCTGCATAGATGTGAATTGTTAGGAAATAAAATGAACCGTGTTAGAAAGTAGAGAAGATGGGCTGGAGCATCGGTGCCCCTTACAGGAGAGCTGCCTTTCTCCAGTCCCAGCATGGGAGTTCTCATGAAGAATTTAAAACGGTTTTGTTACGTTTGGTTTTATAAAGCAAGCAAGAGTTGGGACCAGGACACGCCAGTCATGAGTTCTCTGGAGCAAGGATGGGCTGAAAGCGGCTCGTGTGGTGATGGGCTGTTTGGGCGAAAAGGCTGCACTGGGATTTCGTGTTCGGTTTTAATGGGAGTTGCAGTTTATTGAAGTATTGGCAAGCCACAGGTCCATGAAAGATATCTTCAATCTTATAGACACATGGTAACAGGCCATCGAATTTTAGAGCCCTGGGAGAGAGGCGTTGTTAGGTCTTACACACAGTTATTACGTGAAAAGGACTGGGATttgtgtttgtaatttttttaaatatattttattaatttattcatattatatctaaatggttatcccatcccttgtatcctcccattcctccctccctccccttttccccttactccactcccctgggactgagactgagggggacctcctcccccgtatatgcccatacgtacatacatacctagggtatgtaatttttttttttaattaatttatttatttattatgcagtgctctgcaagaagagggcattagatcacattatagatggttgtgagccaccatgtggttgctgggaattgaactcatgacctctggaagaacagtcggtgctcttaaccgctgagccatctctccagccccctgtaatTTCTTTTAgagtgtaataaataaataaaggaccaTTAGCCAAGCTAAGCTCTCCTGTAGTTGATAACTAAATAGGCttttccccccctttcctttcctggagGTGATGGGAACAGAACCCACGGCTTTCCCCATACTTATTCCAAGCTGTGCTATTAGCCCCTCCTTCACGCCTTACTCCTGGTAAAATATTGAGTGACACACCCTGACTGTATTTCATAactttctgcctttctttgctgATGCGGTGGGTGCACCTGGAGGCTTGCACATTGCAAAGCacatgctctgtcactgagccacgTGGCCAGTTGTCTCTGTCACACTCCAGGTAGTAATCCTCTTCCTAATTACATTCCTGCTCCTGGGTTATG encodes the following:
- the LOC127197457 gene encoding acyl carrier protein, mitochondrial-like, which gives rise to MVARVLSSCVRRLPMAFALLPQLPTLALSRPLSTTFCPEGIHRRPGTLQSALALVQVPGRVTHLCRQYSDTPPLTLEGIKDRVLYVLKLYDKTDPEKLSVNSHLMKGLGLDSLDQVEIIMAMEDECGFEIPDMDAEKLMCPQEIVGYIADRKGVCE